A single genomic interval of Legionella israelensis harbors:
- a CDS encoding peptide MFS transporter, translating into MWERYGFYVVQTLLALYLSLYLKWNDDRTYALVGSFTALTYLSPVIGGWIADKMLGQKAAVISGIIFLLLSYCLLSAFDSDLALTSSLAGIAVGTGLLKPNISSLLGNEYPPGSSRRESGFTIFYMGITTGIILGTTLPSQLYFYFGWSTSFASAIIGMIFSFFVFVYGMMVYKIQDYNPSNHNWQSLISAFILILLLWAVSFYIMYYPDLANLLFAIVVFLSAAYLFYSIKKEAYKQARLNIVIGLLCIISVTFWTFYFQMFLSLTLFIERVVKPTVYGIQFPPPYYVTVQSLGMIFFGYFLSKNREKLNLIERGKNTAKKFLMAILLITLGYVIIDLVCYLADPHQLISPFYILPAYLLISLAELLLSPVGLSAITVLASRDKVSTMMGIFFVSLGLGGFLSGKLASITAISPQEKDLPLLRAHYATTFTEILIILIIASIVCLALYGLIQYLLKDMKTEEELI; encoded by the coding sequence ATGTGGGAGCGTTATGGCTTTTATGTTGTACAAACCCTGCTTGCCCTATATTTGTCATTATATTTAAAGTGGAATGATGACCGCACCTATGCCCTTGTTGGTTCCTTTACCGCTTTAACTTATTTATCTCCGGTTATTGGCGGATGGATTGCAGATAAAATGCTCGGTCAAAAGGCTGCTGTAATTTCAGGAATTATTTTTCTTCTGTTGAGTTATTGCCTTCTTTCCGCTTTCGATAGTGATTTGGCTCTGACCTCATCCCTTGCTGGAATTGCCGTGGGAACCGGTCTGCTGAAACCCAATATTTCTTCTTTATTAGGTAATGAATATCCTCCAGGTTCTTCACGTCGAGAAAGTGGTTTTACTATTTTCTATATGGGTATCACTACAGGCATTATTTTAGGTACTACCTTGCCAAGCCAACTGTATTTTTACTTTGGCTGGTCTACTTCTTTTGCCAGTGCAATTATAGGCATGATTTTTTCATTTTTTGTTTTTGTATATGGAATGATGGTTTATAAAATACAAGATTACAATCCATCTAATCATAATTGGCAGTCATTAATTTCCGCTTTTATATTAATTCTTTTATTATGGGCCGTATCTTTTTATATTATGTATTATCCGGATCTGGCCAATTTGCTGTTTGCCATTGTGGTATTTCTTTCTGCGGCTTATCTTTTTTATTCCATAAAAAAAGAAGCCTATAAACAGGCCAGATTAAATATAGTTATTGGGTTGCTTTGTATTATATCCGTTACTTTCTGGACGTTTTATTTTCAGATGTTTCTTTCATTAACGCTCTTTATTGAGCGAGTCGTTAAACCGACCGTTTATGGGATTCAATTTCCTCCACCATATTATGTAACTGTACAAAGTCTTGGTATGATATTTTTTGGTTATTTCTTATCTAAGAATCGTGAAAAACTTAACTTGATTGAGCGCGGAAAAAATACTGCCAAAAAGTTTTTAATGGCTATTTTATTGATTACTCTGGGATATGTTATTATTGATTTAGTGTGCTATCTTGCCGATCCTCACCAATTAATTTCCCCTTTTTACATTCTTCCAGCCTACTTGTTGATTTCTTTAGCTGAACTTCTCTTATCTCCTGTTGGTTTATCAGCCATTACAGTTCTTGCTTCCCGAGACAAAGTCAGCACAATGATGGGGATATTCTTTGTCTCTCTAGGACTAGGTGGCTTCCTGTCAGGTAAGCTTGCATCCATTACTGCCATTTCACCGCAGGAAAAAGATTTACCACTTCTTCGGGCTCATTATGCCACTACCTTTACCGAAATATTAATTATCCTTATTATTGCAAGTATAGTTTGTCTGGCGTTATACGGCCTTATTCAATACTTACTAAAAGATATGAAAACAGAAGAAGAATTGATTTGA
- the hutH gene encoding histidine ammonia-lyase: MSNTFVLNPGQLTLQSIRELMLNHRPCELAQSALENIRASNHTVLSILEKQQTVYGINTGFGSLASNRISEDKLKKLQRNIVLSHACGTGELLSDDIVSLILLLKINNLAQGYSGVRPELIHFLQTLFNRKMYPCIPAKGSVGASGDLAPLAHMSLPVIGEGELRLEGQIFSAEEALSIAGLHPLELAPKEGLALLNGLQVSTAICLKAFFACETLFETAVLSGSLSIDAACGSDVPFDDRIHLARGHQAQRDVAAMYRELLCGSKIRESHRQCSRVQDPYSLRCQPQIMGAVLHQIQFVGETLQVESNAVSDNPLVFPEQGDVLSGGNFHGEIIAMAADNLALAIAEIGANSERRIALLIDKNFSDLPAFLINDNGVNSGFMIAHVTAVACASENKSLAHPRSVDSLPTSANQEDHVSMATSAALRLHTMIDNTATILAIELLAASQGLEFHKPLITSKKLNHYYEKIRMHVEPLEKDRYFAPDIAIIKQMILNEEFKMSNCMPG, encoded by the coding sequence ATGAGCAATACTTTTGTTTTAAATCCAGGTCAATTGACTCTGCAGTCAATAAGAGAATTAATGTTAAACCATCGGCCTTGTGAATTAGCCCAGAGTGCTTTAGAGAATATCAGAGCTTCAAATCACACAGTTTTAAGTATTTTGGAAAAGCAGCAAACGGTATATGGCATTAATACCGGCTTTGGATCTTTAGCGTCAAACCGCATATCTGAAGATAAACTTAAAAAACTGCAAAGAAACATTGTTCTTTCTCATGCCTGTGGTACCGGCGAGCTTTTATCAGATGATATTGTGTCTTTAATCTTATTGCTTAAAATCAATAATCTGGCACAAGGTTACTCAGGTGTAAGGCCAGAGTTAATCCATTTCTTACAAACCTTATTCAATCGAAAAATGTATCCCTGTATACCTGCTAAGGGTTCCGTTGGTGCTTCGGGAGATTTAGCACCTCTTGCTCATATGTCTTTACCTGTCATTGGAGAAGGAGAACTTCGCCTTGAAGGTCAGATATTCAGTGCTGAAGAAGCGTTATCGATCGCTGGCTTACACCCCTTAGAGCTTGCCCCCAAAGAAGGTCTGGCCTTATTAAATGGTCTTCAGGTCTCTACTGCCATTTGTTTAAAAGCTTTTTTCGCTTGTGAAACACTTTTTGAAACAGCAGTATTATCAGGAAGCCTTTCTATAGATGCAGCTTGTGGCAGTGATGTGCCTTTTGATGATCGTATTCATTTAGCCCGAGGTCATCAGGCACAACGAGATGTTGCGGCTATGTATCGGGAACTTTTATGTGGGAGTAAAATCAGAGAATCACACAGACAGTGTTCACGAGTACAAGATCCCTATTCACTTCGATGCCAACCTCAGATCATGGGAGCCGTCTTGCATCAAATACAATTTGTAGGAGAAACACTTCAGGTTGAATCGAATGCAGTATCGGACAATCCTTTAGTTTTTCCAGAGCAGGGTGACGTTCTTTCCGGAGGTAATTTTCATGGTGAGATCATTGCCATGGCAGCAGATAATTTAGCTTTGGCCATTGCTGAAATCGGTGCAAATTCCGAACGTCGCATTGCCTTACTTATTGATAAAAATTTTAGCGATCTGCCTGCATTTTTAATAAACGACAATGGCGTGAATTCAGGTTTTATGATAGCTCATGTGACGGCTGTAGCTTGCGCCAGCGAAAATAAATCGCTTGCTCATCCTCGTTCTGTTGATAGTTTACCAACGTCAGCAAATCAGGAGGATCACGTTTCCATGGCGACATCAGCCGCTTTGCGGCTGCACACAATGATTGATAATACCGCCACCATTCTCGCTATTGAACTATTAGCTGCAAGTCAGGGCCTTGAATTTCATAAACCTCTGATAACCTCGAAGAAATTAAATCATTATTATGAAAAAATACGTATGCACGTAGAACCTTTGGAAAAGGATCGCTATTTTGCTCCTGATATTGCGATTATAAAGCAGATGATTTTGAATGAAGAGTTTAAGATGAGTAATTGCATGCCGGGTTAA
- a CDS encoding DUF4396 domain-containing protein — translation MLAGIMILWFIFVLLSLAYVAYDIRVVPIDWVQKLGWILVVAYTGPIGLFFYFLTCRSPGEGLHEIYTKAQWKQAVNSEVHCLAGDATGIIFAAILLSFIELNNGTELVFEYISAFIFGWFIFQAGMMKNMYANYWQAVKKTFFSETVSMNFVMMGIATVLGGIIAFPINHWLVKNKLKHGCMTLPEANLKQAHETKAHPAKSAEEEKMHVQHKADEHHHEMGELPLKTQLKYTGITFAVLVLVVIITGLFVPIKF, via the coding sequence ATCTTTAGCTTACGTGGCTTATGACATTAGGGTTGTGCCGATTGACTGGGTACAAAAATTGGGATGGATCCTTGTTGTAGCTTATACCGGCCCCATTGGTTTGTTTTTTTATTTTCTGACGTGTCGAAGCCCCGGTGAAGGCCTCCATGAAATTTATACAAAAGCTCAGTGGAAGCAGGCTGTCAATTCGGAGGTTCATTGTCTTGCAGGGGACGCTACCGGCATTATTTTTGCAGCCATTCTTTTATCTTTCATAGAATTAAACAATGGGACTGAACTTGTTTTTGAATACATATCTGCATTTATTTTTGGCTGGTTTATTTTTCAAGCGGGTATGATGAAAAATATGTATGCTAATTACTGGCAGGCGGTGAAAAAAACTTTTTTCTCTGAAACGGTTTCAATGAATTTTGTCATGATGGGCATAGCCACCGTTTTAGGTGGTATTATTGCTTTCCCAATCAATCATTGGCTAGTAAAAAATAAATTAAAGCACGGTTGTATGACTTTGCCTGAAGCTAACCTAAAACAGGCTCACGAAACAAAAGCACATCCAGCGAAATCTGCTGAGGAGGAAAAAATGCATGTTCAGCATAAAGCGGATGAACATCATCATGAAATGGGAGAACTGCCTCTTAAGACCCAGTTAAAATACACTGGCATTACATTTGCGGTTCTTGTACTTGTAGTTATTATTACCGGATTATTTGTCCCAATAAAATTTTAA
- the dnaQ gene encoding DNA polymerase III subunit epsilon, with product MRQIVLDTETTGIGHEHGHRIIEIGCVELIDRRITKNHYHVYLNPQRTIDDGAFKVHGISNEFLKDKPEFNEIVEEFLAFIDGAELIIHNAPFDVGFLNSELTHVKWHKRLEDYCNIFDTLVYAREKHPGQRNSLDALCKRYDIDNSNRQLHGALLDAEILAWVYLSLTGGQGTLFSESSSEEMVSQKSETLNKTVDKIDLPIIKATEIEIENHLSLIELIVNKSGINYWEDSKTS from the coding sequence ATGCGACAGATTGTATTAGATACTGAAACCACAGGCATAGGGCATGAACATGGGCATCGTATTATCGAGATTGGCTGTGTTGAGTTGATTGATCGCCGCATTACTAAAAACCATTATCATGTTTATTTAAATCCACAAAGAACAATAGATGATGGCGCATTTAAAGTACATGGAATCTCCAATGAGTTTTTAAAGGATAAACCTGAATTTAATGAAATTGTTGAGGAATTTCTTGCTTTTATCGATGGAGCAGAACTCATTATCCATAATGCACCATTTGATGTTGGCTTTTTAAATTCTGAACTTACGCATGTCAAATGGCACAAGCGCTTGGAAGATTATTGTAATATTTTTGATACTCTCGTATATGCGCGTGAAAAACATCCTGGGCAAAGAAACAGTCTTGATGCTTTATGTAAGCGCTATGACATTGACAATTCCAATCGACAATTACACGGCGCTCTACTGGATGCGGAAATACTAGCCTGGGTTTATTTATCTTTGACAGGAGGGCAGGGGACCTTGTTTTCTGAAAGTTCTTCAGAAGAAATGGTTTCTCAAAAAAGTGAAACTTTGAATAAAACAGTAGATAAGATTGACTTACCCATCATAAAAGCGACAGAAATTGAAATTGAAAATCATCTTTCTCTCATAGAACTCATTGTTAATAAGTCTGGTATTAATTACTGGGAAGATTCAAAAACATCATAA
- a CDS encoding FAD-dependent oxidoreductase has product MRILIVGAGIAGLSLTVLLRQRGLNPTLIEKSESFGSAGYMLGLYPTGANVLRSLNGYKSYLDVSVAGKGYEAYNDKSQLLKQFSFAPMIEGYGPYQLVTRYDLLDVIYQTCKDLRVRFNTQISSLTQTEHEVKVVFSDQSQADFDLVVGADGLHSQIRSFILKDNEYHYFHTGWGGWVWWDNNHVVPENTIQEFWGKGVFLGMYPVRGKTGMIAAVDSPSAETALKGRSRKEYIIERFSEIRKSRPEVFAELPSDDQSVFFWPLSDQRATKWHKGRVVLLGDAATAFLPTAGIGATMALESAAVLNDILSRTGVEFVQQALDLFEKRRRTRVERAQNDSRRLAKLMFVSFSWGVWIRDFFTRMMSVKSLMKGIMKGFNEPI; this is encoded by the coding sequence ATGAGGATACTAATTGTAGGTGCAGGTATTGCTGGCCTAAGCCTTACAGTATTATTGAGACAAAGAGGTTTAAATCCGACTTTAATAGAAAAATCGGAATCATTTGGCTCGGCAGGTTACATGCTGGGCTTGTATCCTACAGGTGCCAACGTATTGCGTTCATTGAACGGTTATAAATCCTATCTTGATGTATCCGTAGCTGGAAAAGGGTATGAAGCTTATAATGATAAATCTCAGTTACTTAAGCAATTTTCATTTGCTCCTATGATAGAAGGTTATGGTCCTTATCAGCTTGTTACCCGCTATGATCTACTTGATGTTATTTACCAGACCTGTAAAGATTTAAGGGTACGTTTTAATACTCAGATTTCTTCTTTGACTCAAACTGAGCATGAAGTAAAAGTCGTATTCAGTGATCAATCCCAAGCTGATTTTGACTTGGTCGTGGGTGCTGATGGCCTGCACTCGCAAATTAGAAGTTTTATTTTGAAAGATAATGAATATCACTATTTCCATACGGGTTGGGGGGGATGGGTTTGGTGGGATAATAATCATGTTGTTCCTGAAAATACTATACAGGAATTCTGGGGAAAAGGTGTTTTTTTAGGTATGTATCCTGTACGTGGGAAAACAGGTATGATTGCTGCGGTTGATTCTCCCTCTGCTGAGACTGCCTTAAAGGGCCGTAGCAGAAAGGAATACATCATTGAAAGATTTTCTGAAATTCGTAAATCTCGACCAGAGGTATTTGCAGAATTACCATCAGACGATCAATCTGTCTTTTTTTGGCCTTTAAGCGATCAGAGAGCAACAAAATGGCATAAAGGACGTGTAGTACTATTAGGGGATGCAGCGACAGCCTTTTTACCCACAGCAGGCATAGGTGCGACAATGGCATTGGAATCTGCAGCTGTTTTAAATGACATTCTATCCAGAACTGGCGTTGAGTTTGTGCAACAAGCCCTAGATTTATTTGAGAAACGGCGCAGGACAAGGGTTGAGCGGGCACAAAATGATTCTAGACGTTTAGCAAAATTGATGTTTGTCAGTTTCTCTTGGGGTGTATGGATACGGGATTTTTTCACAAGAATGATGTCCGTCAAATCCTTAATGAAAGGCATTATGAAAGGCTTTAATGAGCCAATTTAG
- a CDS encoding aldehyde dehydrogenase family protein: protein MSIGSKFEDLKKNQEKIPYPSAQRRIDLLISLRKGLQEQAILFANAISNDFSHRSREETLAIEVFFTLRTINFCIKNTKKWMKKRKRKISWLFRSAYAYLLPQPLGVVGIMVPWNFPLYLALVPAAYAISAGNRIMIKVSELTPNTGKALIHLIKSAKLEDYIHVVDGDIETAKIFTNLPFGHLLFTGSTQVGKKVMEAASRNLTPVTLELGGKSPAIVSKTVSSAYFNRLFMGKLLNAGQTCVAPDYLFIPEGWEEKIEQTFRAFMNKHYPQLENNSDYTAIVSESHKKRLQKLIEDAQQKGARVICFGDHNLKGQKLPVYLVFNVHQDMLIMQQEVFGPIFPIMSYQSFNQVIQYINSHPCPLSLYYFGQNKEEKEQLLLKTLSGGFIVNNTIMQTGIDDLPFGGVGASGMGTYHGREGFDVFSKLKSVFVQRRIALLSYLYPPYGKLLTFFLKKIGKINFKSNL from the coding sequence ATGTCAATTGGAAGTAAATTTGAAGATTTAAAAAAAAATCAGGAAAAAATACCTTATCCCTCGGCACAAAGAAGAATTGATTTGCTTATCAGTTTAAGAAAAGGACTTCAGGAGCAAGCCATATTGTTTGCCAATGCCATAAGCAATGACTTTTCTCATCGCTCAAGGGAAGAAACATTAGCTATTGAGGTTTTTTTTACGCTTAGGACAATAAATTTTTGTATTAAAAACACCAAAAAATGGATGAAGAAACGAAAGCGGAAAATATCATGGCTATTTAGGTCGGCTTATGCCTATCTGTTACCACAGCCTTTAGGTGTAGTGGGTATTATGGTTCCATGGAATTTTCCGCTTTATCTCGCACTGGTTCCTGCGGCTTATGCCATAAGTGCTGGTAACAGAATCATGATAAAGGTTTCTGAATTAACTCCGAATACCGGCAAAGCACTTATTCATCTGATTAAGTCGGCTAAACTGGAAGACTACATTCATGTTGTTGATGGAGATATTGAAACTGCTAAAATATTTACAAACCTGCCTTTCGGCCATTTGCTTTTTACAGGATCGACCCAAGTTGGGAAAAAAGTCATGGAGGCAGCAAGCAGAAATTTAACTCCTGTAACGCTTGAGTTAGGGGGAAAATCGCCAGCGATTGTCTCAAAAACCGTATCTTCTGCCTATTTCAATCGTTTGTTTATGGGTAAGCTTCTTAACGCAGGACAAACCTGTGTTGCGCCAGATTATTTATTTATTCCAGAAGGTTGGGAAGAAAAAATTGAGCAGACTTTCCGCGCGTTTATGAATAAGCATTACCCTCAGCTTGAGAATAATTCTGATTATACAGCAATCGTTTCTGAGTCGCACAAAAAACGTTTGCAAAAATTAATTGAAGATGCTCAACAAAAAGGAGCCAGGGTGATTTGCTTTGGAGATCATAACTTGAAGGGGCAAAAATTACCGGTATATCTGGTGTTTAATGTTCATCAAGATATGCTGATAATGCAGCAGGAAGTTTTTGGTCCCATTTTCCCCATTATGAGTTATCAATCATTTAATCAGGTGATACAGTATATTAATTCACATCCTTGTCCCTTATCCCTTTATTATTTCGGTCAAAATAAAGAAGAAAAGGAACAACTGTTACTTAAAACCTTAAGCGGAGGATTCATTGTTAATAACACAATTATGCAAACAGGTATAGATGATTTGCCATTTGGAGGTGTGGGAGCCAGTGGCATGGGGACATATCATGGTAGGGAAGGTTTCGATGTTTTTTCTAAATTAAAGTCAGTGTTTGTTCAACGGCGAATCGCTCTTTTAAGTTATCTTTATCCTCCTTATGGTAAATTATTAACATTTTTTCTTAAAAAAATAGGTAAAATTAATTTTAAATCTAATTTATAA
- the rnhA gene encoding ribonuclease HI, with translation MRIQIFTDGACRGNPGPGGWGALLRYNDHEKQLKGSEIHTTNNRMELMAAIKSLEALKRPCVVDLHTDSQYLRQGMTTWMKQWKLKGWKNAKREPVKNADLWQKLDQLASIHQIHWHWVKGHSGHPENELADSLANQAIDELTQNI, from the coding sequence ATGCGTATTCAAATTTTTACTGATGGAGCATGCAGAGGGAATCCTGGCCCAGGTGGATGGGGAGCTTTGCTTCGTTATAATGATCATGAAAAGCAATTAAAGGGTTCAGAAATACATACCACAAATAATCGTATGGAACTGATGGCAGCTATAAAAAGCCTTGAAGCTTTAAAACGACCATGTGTAGTGGACTTGCATACGGATTCACAGTATTTACGCCAGGGAATGACCACATGGATGAAACAATGGAAACTAAAGGGTTGGAAGAATGCAAAACGTGAACCTGTAAAAAATGCCGATTTATGGCAGAAGCTGGATCAACTTGCTTCAATCCACCAGATTCACTGGCATTGGGTCAAAGGGCACTCCGGGCATCCAGAAAATGAACTTGCTGATTCTCTGGCTAACCAGGCGATTGACGAACTAACTCAAAATATTTAA
- the hutU gene encoding urocanate hydratase: protein MTEQTNKSRIKAKTGNQLEAKNWSSEAALRMLCNNLDSEVAEKPEELIVYGGLGKAARNWACFEKIIEVLKELNEDQTLLIQSGKPVGVFKTHSFAPRVLIANSNLVPHWANWQHFNELDKKGLMMYGQMTAGSWIYIGSQGIIQGTYETFIACAKKHFNGDLSGKWILTAGLGGMGGAQPLAATMAGASILAVECDLERIKKRIKTKYLDKYTDNLQEALNWIEQACEKNEPLSVGLLGNAAEIYPELVERKIYPSLVTDQTSAHDPLNGYLPSGWTLQQAQELRLSHPEKVVNAAKTSMAQQVRAMLAFQKEGIPVFDYGNNIRQMAFEAGVKEAFSFEGFVPAYIRPLFCEGIGPFRWVALSGDPEDIYATDEMVKCLIPENKHLHQWLDMAREKISFQGLPARICWVGLKDRARLALAFNEMVQNKKVKAPIVIGRDHLDSGSVASPNRETEGMKDGSDAVSDWPLLNALLNCASGATWVSIHHGGGVGMGFSQHAGVVIVADGTKEAEEKLARVLHNDPATGVMRHADAGYELAKKCARENALWLPMESVGE from the coding sequence ATGACTGAGCAAACGAATAAAAGCAGGATAAAAGCAAAGACAGGCAATCAACTGGAAGCAAAAAATTGGTCTTCTGAAGCTGCGTTACGAATGTTATGCAATAATCTGGATTCGGAAGTTGCTGAAAAACCTGAAGAATTGATCGTTTATGGTGGACTTGGCAAGGCTGCCAGAAACTGGGCATGTTTTGAAAAAATAATTGAGGTTCTAAAAGAGTTGAATGAGGATCAAACACTTCTCATTCAATCCGGCAAGCCTGTAGGTGTATTTAAGACTCACTCCTTTGCTCCACGTGTACTCATTGCTAACTCAAATCTCGTTCCTCACTGGGCGAACTGGCAGCATTTTAATGAGCTAGATAAGAAAGGATTAATGATGTATGGGCAAATGACAGCAGGTAGCTGGATATATATTGGCTCACAGGGCATTATCCAGGGAACTTACGAAACCTTTATCGCTTGCGCCAAAAAGCATTTTAACGGGGATTTATCGGGTAAGTGGATATTAACTGCAGGGCTTGGCGGCATGGGCGGAGCACAACCCTTGGCTGCAACGATGGCAGGAGCAAGTATTTTGGCGGTAGAGTGTGATTTAGAGAGGATAAAAAAACGTATTAAAACCAAATATCTCGATAAATATACTGATAATTTACAAGAAGCTTTAAATTGGATTGAACAGGCTTGTGAAAAAAATGAACCTTTATCTGTAGGCTTATTGGGAAATGCTGCTGAAATATACCCTGAATTGGTGGAAAGAAAAATATATCCGTCACTGGTAACGGATCAAACCAGTGCGCACGATCCTTTAAATGGTTATCTTCCAAGCGGATGGACTCTGCAACAAGCACAAGAGCTTCGTTTATCTCATCCGGAAAAGGTCGTCAATGCAGCTAAAACATCGATGGCACAACAGGTTCGCGCCATGCTTGCTTTCCAGAAAGAAGGTATCCCGGTTTTTGATTATGGAAACAATATACGACAAATGGCATTTGAAGCCGGTGTAAAAGAGGCCTTTTCATTCGAAGGCTTTGTTCCAGCTTATATTCGTCCGCTTTTTTGTGAAGGCATTGGGCCGTTTCGATGGGTGGCTTTATCAGGGGATCCTGAAGATATTTATGCTACAGATGAAATGGTTAAATGCCTTATTCCTGAAAATAAGCATCTTCATCAATGGCTGGATATGGCGCGCGAGAAAATTTCTTTTCAAGGATTACCGGCAAGAATATGTTGGGTCGGTTTAAAAGATCGAGCTAGGTTGGCCCTTGCTTTTAATGAAATGGTACAAAATAAAAAAGTAAAAGCTCCTATCGTTATCGGACGGGATCATCTTGATTCAGGCTCTGTAGCCAGCCCTAATCGAGAAACTGAAGGAATGAAAGATGGCAGTGATGCTGTTTCAGATTGGCCTTTATTAAATGCTTTGTTAAATTGTGCCAGTGGAGCAACCTGGGTGAGCATTCATCATGGAGGTGGAGTAGGTATGGGTTTTTCTCAACATGCTGGAGTCGTTATTGTGGCTGATGGTACGAAGGAAGCTGAGGAAAAACTGGCCAGAGTTTTACACAATGATCCAGCTACAGGGGTTATGCGGCACGCTGATGCGGGATATGAATTGGCCAAAAAATGTGCCAGGGAAAATGCTTTGTGGCTACCTATGGAGTCGGTTGGAGAATAA